A genome region from Hippopotamus amphibius kiboko isolate mHipAmp2 chromosome 1, mHipAmp2.hap2, whole genome shotgun sequence includes the following:
- the LOC130858681 gene encoding monocarboxylate transporter 1-like isoform X2, with protein sequence MLKKSGDGPISSILVNKYGSRPVMIVGGFLSGCGMIAASFCTTVQELYLCVGVIVGLGLAFNFNPALTMIGKYFYKRRPLANGLAMSGSPVFLSALAPINQTLFAIFGWRGSFLILGGILLNCCVAGALMRPIGPKPTATEKEKSKESLQEAGKHDANKQAGDANTEVNGRNPPNEKQSIFQTVNKLLDLSLFKHRGFMLYLSGNVIMSFALATPLVFLSNYAKSQHHSSEKSAFLLSILAFVDMVARPSMGFVANTKWIRPRVQYFFAASIIANGVCHMLVPLSSSYIGFCLYAGVLGFAFGWFGAVLFETLMDLVGSQRFSSAVGLVTIVECCPILLGPPLLGRLNDIYGDYKYTYWASGIILIFSGIYLCIGMAIHYQLEAKEQKAEEKQKKENKEMESKEVIKAAESPEMKGAEEGPKEEKL encoded by the exons ATGTTGAAGAAAAGTGGTGATG GTCCTATCAGCAGTATCCTGGTGAATAAATATGGCAGTCGTCCAGTCATGATTGTTGGTGGCTTCTTGTCAGGCTGTGGCATGATTGCAGCATCTTTCTGTACCACTGTGCAGGAACTTTACTTGTGTGTCGGAGTCATTGTAG gTCTTGGGCTTGCCTTCAACTTTAATCCAGCTCTGACCATGATTGGCAAGTATTTCTACAAGAGGCGACCACTAGCAAATGGACTGGCCATGTCAGGCAGCCCTGTGTTCCTCTCTGCCCTGGCCCCAATCAACCAGACTCTTTTTGCTATCTTCGGCTGGAGAGGAAGCTTCCTCATTCTTGGGGGCATCCTACTAAACTGCTGTGTGGCTGGAGCTCTGATGAGACCAATAGGGCCTAAGCCAACCGctacagagaaagagaagtcGAAAGAATCCCTTCAGGAAGCTGGAAAACATGATGCAAACAAGCAGGCAGGTGATGCAAATACAGAAGTTAATGGCAGAAACCCCCCAAATGAGAAACAATCCATTTTTCAAACCGTTAACAAACTTCTGGACTTATCCCTGTTCAAGCACAGAGGCTTTATGCTGTACCTCTCTGGGAATGTGATAATGTCTTTTGCACTGGCTACACCTTTAGTCTTTCTTAGTAATTATGCCAAGAGTCAACATCACTCTAGTGAGAAGtctgccttccttctttccattctgGCTTTTGTTGACATGGTAGCCAGACCTTCTATGGGATTCGTAGCCAACACAAAGTGGATAAGACCTCGAGTTCAGTATTTTTTTGCTGCTTCTATTATTGCAAATGGAGTGTGTCATATGCTAGTACCTTTATCCTCTAGTTATATAGGGTTCTGTCTTTATGCGGGAGTCCTTGGATTTGCTTTTGGGTGGTTTGGTGCTGTATTGTTTGAAACGCTGATGGACCTCGTTGGATCCCAGAGGTTCTCCAGTGCTGTGGGATTGGTGACCATTGTGGAATGCTGTCCTATCCTCCTGGGGCCACCACTTTTAG GTCGTCTCAATGACATATATGGAGACTACAAATACACATACTGGGCAAGCGGCATAATCCTTATTTTCTCGGGCATCTACCTGTGCATTGGCATGGCCATCCATTATCAACTTGAGGCAAAAGaacagaaagcagaggagaagcagaaaaaggaaaataaagagatggAATCTAAAGAAGTTATTAAAGCTGCAGAATCTCCAGAAATGAAAGGCGCAGAAGAAGGACCCAAAGAGGAGAAACTTTAA